One stretch of Cololabis saira isolate AMF1-May2022 chromosome 15, fColSai1.1, whole genome shotgun sequence DNA includes these proteins:
- the LOC133461373 gene encoding zinc finger protein 665-like codes for MIHTGDNPFSSHQRIHTGEKTFRCDQCEAAFTASGKLKIHQRIHTGDKPFRCDQCGAFFTQQGNLRTHQRIHTGDKPFRCDQCGASFTQQGNLRTHQRIHTGDKPFRCDQCGTAFTTSGNLMTHQRIHTGDKPFRCDQCGTAFTTSGNLMTHQRIHTGEKPFRCDQCGAAFTESGKLKIHQRIHTAEKPFRCDQCGAAFTESGKLKIHQRIHTGDKPFRCDQCGAAFTQQGHLRTHQRIHTGDKPFRCDQCGAAFTQRGSLMTHQRIHTGDKPFRCDQCGTAFTTSGNLMTHQRIHTGEKPFRCDQCGAAFTESGKLKIHQRIHTAEKPFRCDQCGAAFTESGKLKIHQRIHTGDKPFRCDQCGAAFSRLDSLRIHQRIHTGDKPFRCDQCGASFTQQIHLRTHQRIHTGDKPFRCEQCEAAFTTSSQLKKHQRTHTSDKL; via the coding sequence ctcaccaacgtattcacactggagaaaaaacatttagatgtgatcagtgtgaggcagcttttactgcgtcaggaaagctaaagattcaccaacgtattcacactggagataaaccgtttaggtgtgatcagtgtggagcattttttacccaacaaggcaatctaaggactcaccaacgtattcacactggagataaaccttttaggtgtgatcagtgtggagcatcttttacccaacaaggcaatctaaggactcaccaacgtattcacactggagataaaccgtttaggtgtgatcagtgtggaacagcttttaccacatcaggtaatctaatgactcaccaacgtattcacactggagataaaccgtttaggtgtgatcagtgtggaacagcttttaccacatcaggtaatctaatgactcaccaacgtattcacactggagaaaaaccatttaggtgtgatcagtgtggagcagcttttactgagtcaggaaagctaaagattcaccaacgtattcacactgcaGAAAAACCGtttagatgtgatcagtgtggagcagcttttactgagtcaggaaagctaaagattcaccaacgtattcacactggagataaaccatttaggtgtgatcagtgtggagcagcttttacccaacaaggtcatctaaggactcaccaacgtattcacactggagataaaccgttcagatgtgatcagtgtggagcagcttttacccaacgagGTAGTCTaatgactcaccaacgtattcacactggagataaaccgtttaggtgtgatcagtgtggaacagcttttaccacatcaggtaatctaatgactcaccaacgtattcacactggagaaaaaccatttaggtgtgatcagtgtggagcagcttttactgagtcaggaaagctaaagattcaccaacgtattcacactgcaGAAAAACCGtttagatgtgatcagtgtggagcagcttttactgagtcaggaaagctaaagattcaccaacgtattcacactggagataaaccgttcagatgtgatcagtgtggagcagctttttccAGACTAGATAGTCTaaggattcaccaacgtattcacactggagataaaccgttcagatgtgatcagtgtggagcatcttttacccaacaaatccatctaaggactcaccaacgtattcacactggagataaaccgttcagatgtgaacagtgtgaggcagcttttaccacatcaagtcagCTAAAGAAGCACCAACGTACTCACACGAGTGATAAACTCTAA